From a single Nicotiana tabacum cultivar K326 chromosome 8, ASM71507v2, whole genome shotgun sequence genomic region:
- the LOC142163025 gene encoding uncharacterized protein LOC142163025, translated as MTMRVGDRVEVFNVYKALKLSAHYEELSMISVVESDVTSLVPYISPIDPLERALTRDEEDRDDEMMGEIDQVLDMSCSYVHGFGKFEELDRPVTQTPPKPSIKEAPKLELKPLPVHLRYAYLGNSETFPVIISSILTNIQEEKLFREGIVLGHKVSRSGIEIYKAKVEAIEKLLPSISVKGVWSCLGHAGLLKKDVTFNFNDACLKAFEELKKKLVVAPIIVALNWSLPFELMCDASDHTIGEFDVKIQDRKGTENQVADHLSRLENYDHVEEGGQIKEAFPDEQLFAITQDPPQWYANYVNYLVSGVLSPEIKSEARKGFLHDVNFFYRNEPHFYKQYVDQLMMRYIPERRLPMQLLRSVTSVREHGTITKRHEMPLNNILEVEIFDVWGINFMGPFPLSKGNKYILLAVDYVSKWVEAIALPTNDVMVVAVFVKNNIFSRFKTPRALISDEEIHFCNWLLNNLLAEYGVRHRVATTYHPQTSGQFEVSNTKIKQILDKTVSVNRKDWVAKFDDVLWAYRTSYKTPTKALSYKLIYGKACHIPIELEHKVYWAIKKLNMHLEAAGEKRLLQLNELDEFRLHSMKMLNYTKRRRKDGMTSVSSHVASSQDNRKFLVNGHRVKHYWRGIIDREKTNVLLADE; from the exons ATGACAATGAGAGTCGGTGATCGAGTGGAGGTATTCAATGTGTATAAGGCACTCAAATTGTCAGCCCACTATGAAGAGTTATCTATGATTTCTGTGGTGGAAAGTGATGTTACGTCATTAGTGCCTTATATAAGCCCCATAGATCCTCTTGAACGAGCTTTGACTAGGGATGAAGAAGACCGTGACGATGAAATGATGGGAGAAATTGATCAAGTACTTGACATGTCTTGCAGTTATGTCCATGGGTTTgggaaatttgaggagttggataGGCCTGTCACTCAGACCCCTCCTAAGCCATCTATTAAAGAAGCTCCAAAGCTAGAACTTAAGCCCCTTCCAGTGCATCTGCGCTATGCTTATTTGGGGAACTCTGAGACATTTCCAGTGATTATCTCATCCATCTTGACTAACATACAAGAAGAAAAATTGTTCAGA GAAGGCATCGTGTTGGGTCACAAAGTGTCTAGAAGTGGCATTGAAATTTATAAGGCGAAGGTGGAGGCGATTGAAAAATTACTTCCATCCATTTCGGTGAAGGGTGTCTGGAGTTGCTTGGGACACGCAGG GTTGCTTAAAAAGGATGTAACTTTCAATTTTAATGACGCGTGCCTTAAGGCATTTGAAGAGCTTAAAAAGAAGTTGGTGGTTGCCCCCATTATTGTGGCACTGAATTGGTCCTTACCATTTGAActtatgtgtgatgcaagtgaccatACTATTGGG GAATTTGATGTAAAAATACAAGATCGAAAGGGcacagagaaccaagtagctgaccatCTATCAAGGCTGGAAAATTACGACCATGTGGAGGAGGGTGGACAAATTAAAGAAgcatttcctgatgagcaactTTTTGCTATCACCCAAGACCCTCCCCAATGGTACGCAAACTATGTGAATTATCTTGTAAGTGGGGTACTTTCTCCTGAAATTAAATCTGAAGCTAGAAAGGGGTTTCTACATGATGTGAACTTCTTCTATAGAAATGAACCACATTTTTACAAGCAGTATGTTGATCAGTTGATGATGAGATACATTCCAGAAAGGAG GCTGCCCATGCAATTGTTAAGAAGTGTGACCAGTGTCAGAGAACATGGAACAATCACAAAGAGGCATGAAATGCCTTTGAATAACATACTGGAGGTCgagatttttgatgtgtggggaataaattttatgggaccattcccattgTCCAAAGGAAACAAATACATTTTACTAGCAGTTGACTACGtatcaaaatgggtagaggcgatCGCATTGCCAACAAATGATGTCATGGTGGTAGCTGTATTTGTGAAAAATAACATATTCTCGAGGTTTAAGACTCCACGTGCATTGATTAGTGATGAAGAGATACATTTTTGCAATTGGTTGTTGAATAACCTTCTAGCTGAATATGGAGTCCGCCATAGAGTTGCTACAACATATCATCCTCAAACAAGTGGACAATTTGAGGTGTCTAACACAAAAATAAAGCAAATCTTAGATAAAACGGTGAGTGTGAATAGGAAGGATTGGGTTGCAAAGTTCGATGATGTCTTGTGGGCATATAGAACTTCATATAAAACTCCAACTAAGGCATTGTCGTATAAGCTTATTTATGGAAAGGCATGTCACATTCCTATTGAACTTGAACATAAAGTGTATTGGGCTATTAAAAAGTTGAATATGCACCTTGAAGCCGCTGGTGAGAAGAGACTCTTGCAGTTGAATGAGTTAGATGAGTTCAGGCTGCACTCTATGAAAATGCTAAACTATACAAAGAGAAGACGAAAAGATGGCATGACAAGCGTATCAAGCCACGTCGCTTCGAGCCAGGACAACAG GAAATTTTTAGTGAATGGACACAGAGTCAAGCACTATTGGAGAGGAATAATTGATCGTGAGAAGACCAATGTTTTACTCGCTGATGAGTAA
- the LOC142163551 gene encoding geraniol 8-hydroxylase-like, with translation MELHTILLLCISLFCWFFFKTYLHSKSRKLPPGPTGFPIIGSLLELGSKPHHSLANLAKIHGPLMTLKLGSVTTIVASSPETAKEILQKHDKTLSARTVTDAITAQPNPEATLAWVTGDKWRNRRRICSTQMFTNRRLDSLQEIRHKKVAQLVNHMRKQCQSGAAVDIGRVTFATTLNLMSSTIFSIDLVDPEFQTVQEFMDLVGIIMEDSVKPNLSDYFPFIRWLDLQGVKRHIKPAYLRLHEIFDQVIEKRVEDRASGMKKTCDFLDVLLDQCEEEGSGFDRQTIKPLILDLFLAGSDTSAITTEWAVAELLRNPQKLQKLREEILQQIGIERPVKESDIDKLPYLQAVVKEVIRLHPAAPLLLPHKAQEDTEIFGFIVPKNSQVLVNAWAIERDPKYWENPLEFMPERFINSSVDYKGRDFEYIPFGAGRRICPGMPLAIRMVNLMLASIVQPFSWKLPKGMAPENLDMEEQFGLTLRKAIPLLAIPSMEENKAMI, from the exons atggaACTTCATACTATCCTTCTCTTGTGCATCTCCCTTTTTTGCTGGTTCTTCTTTAAAACATATCTCCATTCTAAATCCAGAAAGCTACCCCCTGGTCCTACTGGTTTCCCCATAATCGGTTCACTACTAGAGCTAGGTTCAAAACCTCATCATTCACTAGCCAACCTAGCCAAAATCCATGGCCCTCTCATGACTCTAAAATTAGGTTCAGTCACTACCATAGTAGCCTCCTCACCTGAAACGGCCAAAGAAATCCTCCAAAAACACGATAAAACATTATCAGCACGCACTGTTACCGATGCTATCACCGCTCAACCAAATCCAGAAGCCACCTTAGCTTGGGTCACAGGCGACAAGTGGAGAAACAGAAGAAGAATATGTAGCACACAAATGTTCACTAACCGAAGACTCGATTCTCTCCAAGAAATACGTCACAAGAAGGTTGCACAACTAGTGAATCATATGAGAAAGCAGTGTCAAAGCGGTGCAGCTGTTGACATAGGACGCGTTACTTTCGCGACGACGTTGAATTTAATGTCGAGCACTATTTTCTCTATTGATTTGGTTGACCCGGAATTCCAGACGGTTCAAGAGTTTATGGATTTGGTTGGGATAATTATGGAGGATTCAGTGAAACCTAACTTGTCTGATTATTTCCCGTTTATACGGTGGCTTGATTTACAAGGAGTGAAACGTCATATAAAGCCAGCATATTTAAGGTTGCATGAGATATTTGACCAAGTAATTGAGAAGAGAGTAGAAGATAGAGCGTCAGGGATGAAGAAAACATGCGATTTCTTGGATGTACTACTTGATCAATGTGAAGAAGAAGGGTCTGGATTTGATCGCCAAACTATAAAGCCGCTTATCCTG GATTTATTCCTTGCTGGAAGCGACACGTCCGCCATAACAACAGAATGGGCAGTGGCAGAACTTCTTCGAAATCCTCAAAAGTTGCAAAAATTAAGAGAAGAAATTCTTCAACAAATAGGCATAGAAAGGCCAGTGAAAGAATCAGACATTGACAAACTTCCATACCTTCAAGCAGTTGTAAAAGAAGTCATCAGACTACACCCAGCAGCTCCATTACTCTTACCACACAAAGCTCAAGAAGACACAGAAATATTCGGTTTCATTGTGCCCAAGAACAGCCAAGTTCTCGTAAATGCATGGGCAATTGAGAGAGATCCAAAATACTGGGAAAACCCACTAGAGTTTATGCCTGAAAGATTCATCAATTCAAGTGTGGATTACAAAGGAAGGGACTTTGAGTATATACCATTCGGCGCCGGCCGGAGAATTTGTCCTGGAATGCCACTTGCTATAAGGATGGTTAATTTGATGTTGGCTTCTATTGTTCAACCATTTAGTTGGAAGTTACCAAAAGGGATGGCACCAGAGAATTTGGATATGGAGGAACAGTTCGGACTTACTTTGAGGAAGGCCATTCCTCTTCTTGCCATTCCTAGTATGGAAGAAAATAAGGCCATGATTTGA